ccaataactaaactgtggaaccaacctagatgcccttcagtagatgaatgatttaatttttaaaaaatatttatttttttaattgtacctggacacaatgcctttatttatttatttttatgtggtgccgaggatcaaacccagagccttgcatgtcctgctaggcgaatgctctaccactgagccacaagcccacccctgattttagttatttttaattattgttctaattagttacacatgacagtggaatgtattttgacgtaCTGTAcaaaaatggagcacaatttctccttcctctggctgaaaaTGGTGCAAAGTCCCAtgagtagtgtaatcatacatgcatgtagggtaataatgtctgtctctatCCACCATCCTTCTCATCCTCAcatcctttcccctcccctcattaccctctgcacaatccaaagtttcttcattcttccccactccaccccacccccattatggattagcatccacttatcagagaaaagattcacctttgattttttgggttTGGGTATTtagcttaacatgatattctccaagtCCACCCATTTattggtaaatgccataatttcactcttacttaaggctgagtaatattacattgtgtatatgcaacacatttttctcatctattcACCTTTTgcagggcatttaggttggttccatagtttagctatggtgaattgagctgctataaacatagatgtggctacatcactatagTGTGtttattttaactcctttgggtatataatGAGGAGTGACataactgggtcagatggtggttccattccaagttttctgagggatctctatactgtttttcatagtggttgcatcaatttgcagtcccaccagcgatgaatgagtgtaccttttttcttcacattctcatcaacacttattgttgcttttattcttgataattgccattttgactggagtgagacgaaatcttagagtaactttggtttgcatttctctaatcactagacatgataaacatttttttgtatgcttgttattcatttgtatttgttcttctgtgaagtgtctgctcagttccttagctcacttattgagttatttgtttttggtgtaagttttttgagttctttatttttttatcctgcagattaatgctctatctgaggtgtgtgtggtcaagattttctccaattctataGTCTCTCTCCTCGTGTTATTgagtgtttcctttgctgagaagaagagtTTTAGTTTaattacatcccatttattgatctcaattttatttctttcactttaaaaGTCTGGTAAAGAAAGTCAGTTTCTAAGACAACATGGTGGAGATtcggtcctactttttcttctattacgtGCAGGGTTTCTGTGCTagtgcctaaatctttgatctactttgagttgatttttgtggagggtgagagataggggtttaatttcaatttgctacgtatggatttccattttcctacgtatggatttccattttcctaGTACCATTGGATgaatagactatcttttctccaatgtatatttttgcatcttactgtatttatgtgggtttatctctgtgtcttataTTGTgcaccattgatctacatgtctattttgatgccaataccatgctgtttttgttgctattactctgaagtataatttaaggtccagtgttatgatgcctcctgcttcactcttcttgctaaggattgccttggctattctgggtctcttatttttctaaatgaatcttgtgattgctttttctaattgtacaaagaatgtcattgggattttaataggaattgcattaaatctttcaGGTACACCACTTTAACAAAGGGTTACACTAAGTCTCAAAGGGGTTATATTCCAACTCaatattttattgtgaaaatGTCTATTTGTTAAAAGTTCCAGTATAATCTAAATATCTCATATATCCTTATGAGCATAACAAATGTAAACTTAGATCACTCAATATACAGTTTTTTCCCTTAATTCCTCACTATTATGTTCCCCATAAAACTCTAATTGTATATTTAGTGAAAATGGAATATTGttatcttcttccttctcttttagtTTAAGCTTCTGTGGATATTTCAGAAAAGTATTGAAGACCTTTTTTACTTTGTTAATATAATGATTACTAGCTCTCATCAATCATCCGTTCTTGTCTGCCTCCTAGAAgaagagatattaaaaatatccTCCTCTCTCTGGCTACCTTCCACACtataaaaagttgtttcttttctcctttcctattgCTCCTAAGAACATCCAACTTTGACTGTATGCCTCTTGGGCATTGTTTAAATCATAGAGTCAACACTTCCTAAATCTTAGAGTTACAAAAGGAGTTGAGATGATGATAAATATACCTGGGCCTATATGTTTTAATTTCCCcataaaatgcagaataaataATGATTGAGCTCCTACACAGACACACCCAAAGCTGGAGAACGTGTCTGGGCTCCGATTTCCTTTGGCACTTAGTGTTTAGAAAACGGCCATATCTTGAAAAGTCCTCCTCCTGGCAATTCCTATAAGCCCATCTGCTTCTGGACTCTGGAACTAGACAAACAATCTTAAAAGTTCTTCCACGTAATAATTCTCTACACGTGGTGGGGAGAACAGCCCTCTGCTGCTTCTCATCACAAGGTGCTCTGAAGCCCATGTTCCATCCGAGTCTTCTCTCTCATAGtctccctgccccttcctctcacTCCCTGAACTGCCTTTGAAATTTTCCAAGTCTCTGCCACAGCACATGTTCTCTCCGCTTCTCTTGTGTCCTGttaatgagaaatgtttctttctcCCACAGTCCAATTCCCATGCACACACTATGAGAATGGCCTAGAAAAGGCATGAATTTGTGTCTTTGTGTTCATATAAAGTGTGATACACTTGGATGTGGTAAAGAATTGGCACAAACTTGTGTTTTAgtgtttatatgaaatataataaacattcagaaaattaattaataatttccaTGTGTGAAGgctacattataaataaataccttaaaataaaatccaaacaaaCCTGAACACCTAACCGCACAAGGCGCTGTGGGATGTGGCCCCTGCCTCCCTCTTCATCTTTGCTCCTTTTGCTCTCCTGTTCATGTCATTAAtacactaacaaaaaaaaaaataatgtaaatacagAAACTCCAGCCACATGGTGCCCTTTAGAGCCATAACCACGGTAACTCCTgtcacctcagggcctttgcaaaCATTCTTCCCTTTGCCTCCCTCATTTCCCCCCATTTCTGACACTTatgtgttttgatttattttgagctTTTTTCAAATCCCACCTTAGTTGTCACTTCTTTAAAGAAGTCAGGCTCATACCCAACAGCCATACATGGAATGACAGTGACAGGCATAGCCACAGGCCCACAGTAATTACTCAACATAATACTTGAGGTGGAAATCTGCCTCTTTTTAGAAATACAACCATTCACCCTATATATTCTTAGTTTAGGCCCCTcttttgtttagttcatttattttgcttttggtttgtggcatttgtttttgtttgtttgcttttgtttgtttgtgtgtgtgtgtatatacttcCCAAACTCTCGTGCATATAGCTATATTATAGCAGCACTTTTGAAGCTTgcagtttttcatgtttttctcacGTTTTGAAAGCTGAGATGAAATAGTTTAGTTTTCTATTAATAGCACATAATGAAACGTTTTATTAGTGGCttagtaaatatttgatgaatgaatcaACTTACCTAATCCATAAGAAGTGGTTCTATGCCTCTAAAAATGACAATTTAGCCACCCAACCATTTTTTGTTCCACTGCTCAAGTCTGTTATTCCTTTTATTATTCAAGGACTCTAGGAATGTATGAGTAGTTGAAACTCGACTAtatttctaacagtccttctgtatctcaaatGAACATTGGGTTTATGCCACCTgatgtataaatattttgtacTTTCCTGGCATTAATGTCACCATTTTCACAGAATTCAAAGCTCACATGGACTCATAGCCTATAATATCCTAGAATATCCTAGAATAGATGGAGAAACGGAAATGGGTATGTGAGATCGACTCACTCCATCCATCTTTGTCAGTTTGCAATTTCACCCTCAAATAACCCTCAGAATGAGTGAGTCCACCTGGGTTTAAACACAgctagtggtaaagcacctgatGAGGAAGTCAGTCTTCTTTCAGATGGTGTCATATGTGAGAAAGAGCTCTTGTGGTGAGGAATGTATGTGTCATGATCTTCCATTTGCTTCAAACTAATTATTGTCTAGAAAGATAGAGTATATTCATAATGATAATCCAATATCTCTTTCAGATTTAAAACTATACATATCACCCCAAATTTCCTACAATTCTAAGTGCTAAAAGGAAATACATGTTGCTGAAGATATGACCTTCTTTGGATTTTCTAACTTCTCCAACACTGTTATCCAAGGTCTTCTGGGTCCTCCCTTCAAAAGTTCCTGATGttcctctgtttctttttcttatctgtttCAACACTCAAATGCAAGCCCAAAtttgctgcagtccggctgcagcaaaataatcgggggtgacgaacaacttgtgtacattgatacagcaggagtgggagccgtttactgtaggacaggaggggtatttatacattccacactgcttatcttaattaacataaactagatacagcagtcaaccaataaggaatctccacacttaatggctcactggcgccacctcacaaaccactccccctggcaaaatgccaggcgccatcttgacttgtttacagaccctaacacaaaTTTAACCAGTCTGCAAGTTTTTACATACCTAACTTTTGAGCCTCTGTCACTCCTCTGCCAACCCACCTTTTGCATGGTTAGCAGTTTCCTGAAACAAACTTTTCTGTAACATcctgtgtgtgtacacgtgtgtgtgtgcatgtgtgttcatgtgtgtatatgtgggcATGAATTGAAGAGCTCCAAttaatatagaaagaaagaaattgataaaCCCAAATCATGAAGCACAAATGCTTAATAACAAACTCATGAGTGAAATTAATTCAGAATACATGACTTTGCCAATGATGGATTGCTTCTTAGGGTCAATATTCAAGATATGAGACATTCAGGGTATTATGGACACTAATGGATCAAAATGAGTGCCAGACATTAGACACAGCTGATATAAGTAGCTGATTAGCAACCATCCCAATCCCTGAGAGAGtcacagaaatatagaaatataagacaaaatataaacaattagcaagtctgtattagtcagctttatgtaattttaacaaaatacttCAGATATTAATTTGTCAAGAgataaggtttattttggctcacagtttttgGAGGTTCTAGTCCCTGATCACTACATATCGTTTTGGACCTCTGACAAGATAACACATCATGGCAGGATTATTTGGTAAAGTAATGCCATTTGTTTCATGAACCAGGGAGAACAGAGAAAGCAAAAGGGTTTGAGGACCCAATGTCTCCTTCAAGttcacactcccagtgacccaaGGACTTCTGTTATGCTTTGGATATAAAATGTGCATGAAACTCATGCATGGTATATAAGAGCTGTAGCCtaatcattggattaatccatttgatgaattaatagtTTGGAAGTACTGTTCCACTGATTGCTAACCTAGGCAGGTCAGCATAGCTAGAGGAATTAGGTCATGGGAGCATGGGTGTGTGGATTACATCCTGTCccctggcttctctctctctttctctctctctctgtactttCTGGCAACAAGGAGGAAAGCAGTTTACTTCCACCATGCTCTCCTGccttgatgctctgcctcacttcGGGGCCTAGAGCAATGGGTTTGGCCAACTATGAACAACCTGTGAAACCAttagctcaaaataaactttcctgttCTCAGTACTTCtgatcaggtattttggtcacaaggGTTGAAATCTTCTTAACAAAACCTCCCACTCTGCTACCACTTCCTAATGGTTCCACCACCCGCCAATGGCATCATCTTGAGGAACAAAGTTTTAAAGGGGGATACTTTTAGGACATTTATTCAAGTCATAACAgtatctgaaacaaaaaaaaaatacagaaacacaTGAGGAGCATCGAAATATTGTTTATTAGAAAATAGTCATAAAACAGAATCATAAAATACAAAGGTAATGAGTTTATACTTGTACTATGACCAAAATGAGGTCTACTGTCTTCCAGAAACATCGTAGAGGAACTCAGGTCTATAACTCAGGTCCTCAAAACAGCAAGAAGAACCTTCAAAAAGATCACGCATGATGGCTCTGTCTTCTCTCTATTCAGTGGAATTTGATTGGCTTTTGAGACATTGAAACAGAAATGGCCTCAAATTGgtcattttagggaaaaaaaaggtgagaTACAGTCATGTTCTAGCAGCAAGAAGAGTAGCATCTTCTATAGAAACATGGCCGATAGCAACAGCAGCCTGAACCATATCCACAGCCATAGCtggagccatatccacagccagaACCATATCCACAACCATAGCtggagccatatccacagccatAGCcagagccatatccacagccacAGCCAGAGCCGTATCCacagccatatccacagccatAGCCAGAGCCATATCCATAGCCACAGCCAGAGCCGTATCCacagccatatccacagccacagccagagccatatccacagccatAGCcagagccatatccacagccacagccagagccatatccacagccatAGCCAGAGCcatagccacagccacagccatagCAAGAGCTACCACATGAGTTGTAGCACATGATGTCTAGCGATGGAAGGTCAGTAGTTCAGTGGAGAAACAGGTAGAAGGTTCTGAAGTCTGAATGCTATCCCCTGTCCTGAGATCTTTATATATACGACCAGAAATGGGTGGAACATCTGACATTGACTCTGTGGCCTCATTACCAaagcaattttcatttttagaaagcTCATCATTCTAACAACAAAAACTTTTCATATAGTTATGTCTAGAATTTGGCTCCTGTCTATAGTCATGTGAATTGTAAGAAAACACCTGTAACCTACACATAAAGCAGGTATGTCCTAGAGAATGTAATCACgcctaatttcaattttttttttttttactccagaTCATTAACTGTTCTTTACTTCCAGGTATACATTTGTGGACATGGGAGATTTCCCAGATTCTCCCATGTAAACATTAAAAGGAAATCTTGGAACTACAGATGAAAAGCAGACAGGGCGTATGGAGAGGCACTCTGGGGCTATACCTGCAAGAGAGTGGATAGAGCTCACGCAGAACAGCCACTGCCATGGTGGCTGGAGCAAGAGGCAGGTAAGGAAAGAAGGTTAGAACTGATGCCAAATAGGGCGCTGAGGCCACATTCCAAAATAAAACCAGCCACAACTTTACCTGACACAAAATCCGATGTTACCCGATACAAAACCCATAAGgataaatgcaaatattattaattattatgttattgtttttcttatattaaatgctctaaattaatataaaagtatttttatgggTTAAAGAAATATTACAGGTTGGGGGGAACTTTTCACTGAGTTATTTTCTCTGAAACATCTTGTTCTTTACTTCACCAGATTTTTACCTGCCAGACTTCTACAGATCCTTCCCAGCGTAGCTGAAGCTACCTGTCCCATAAGAAGGATTCCTGCATCGCAGTATGCATTAGGCCTCATCGTCTGCTCTTCCAGAGCTCCCTGTGCAGGACTTGATGGTGGCACTGAATATTGTGATACTGATACCAtctgttttaattatttgattcCCCAGACAATTGTGAGTTAAGGTCAATAACGTTGTCTTAAGCCAGGTGCactggcatatgcctataattccagcagcttggaagctgaggcaggaggatcgcaagttcaaagccagcctcaggaacttagcaaggtcctgagaaacttagtgagactttatctctagataaaaaaaaaatacaaaagagggctggggacatggctccatggttaagtgcccctgggttcaatccttggtatga
This window of the Ictidomys tridecemlineatus isolate mIctTri1 chromosome 3, mIctTri1.hap1, whole genome shotgun sequence genome carries:
- the LOC101961337 gene encoding uncharacterized protein LOC101961337; its protein translation is MCCNYYGNSCGYGSGYGCGYGSGCGCGYGSGYGCGYGSGCGCGYGCGYGSGCGYGYGSGYGCGYGCGYGSGCGCGYGSGYGCGYGSSYGCGYGSGCGYGSSYGCGYGSGCCCYRPCFYRRCYSSCC